A single Actinomycetota bacterium DNA region contains:
- a CDS encoding class II fructose-bisphosphate aldolase: MPLASTAEIVTSAARDRRGVGAFNVVQLEHGQAIVAGAAQAGAPVILQVSQNTVRYHGGLEPVALATLAIAGGASVPVAVHLDHAESPELVQEAVGLGFTSVMFDGSRLPYEANVAATAEVVAQCHARGVWVEAELGEVGGKDGAHAPGARTDPEEAARFVAATKVDALAVAVGTSHAMLTQEATLDFELIGRLGAGVEVPLVLHGSSGVSDPDLTRAVAAGITKVNISTRLGKVFTAAVRTCLEEDPSVVDTRIYLGTAREAVVAEVRRVLEVLGQGRAAPPSSRKS; this comes from the coding sequence ATGCCCCTGGCCTCGACCGCTGAGATCGTCACCTCCGCGGCGCGCGACCGTCGCGGCGTCGGCGCCTTCAACGTGGTCCAGCTCGAGCACGGGCAGGCCATCGTGGCCGGTGCCGCCCAGGCCGGCGCCCCGGTGATCCTCCAGGTCAGCCAGAACACGGTCCGGTACCACGGCGGCCTCGAGCCGGTGGCCCTGGCGACCCTTGCCATCGCCGGGGGCGCGAGCGTGCCCGTGGCGGTCCACCTCGACCACGCCGAGTCGCCGGAGCTGGTGCAGGAGGCCGTGGGGCTCGGCTTCACATCGGTGATGTTCGACGGGTCCAGGCTCCCCTACGAGGCGAATGTCGCCGCCACGGCCGAGGTCGTGGCCCAGTGCCACGCCCGTGGCGTCTGGGTCGAAGCGGAGCTGGGCGAGGTCGGCGGCAAGGACGGCGCGCATGCGCCAGGGGCACGCACCGACCCGGAGGAGGCGGCCCGCTTCGTGGCCGCGACCAAGGTCGACGCCCTCGCCGTCGCCGTCGGCACCTCCCACGCCATGCTCACCCAGGAGGCCACGCTGGACTTCGAGCTCATCGGACGGCTCGGCGCCGGCGTGGAGGTCCCGCTCGTCCTGCACGGCTCCTCGGGCGTGTCCGACCCCGACCTGACGCGGGCGGTCGCCGCGGGGATCACCAAGGTGAACATCTCGACGCGCCTCGGCAAGGTGTTCACCGCCGCCGTGCGCACCTGCCTCGAGGAGGACCCGTCGGTCGTCGACACCCGTATCTACCTCGGCACGGCCCGCGAGGCCGTGGTCGCCGAGGTGCGCCGCGTCCTGGAGGTGCTCGGTCAGGGTCGGGCGGCTCCGCCGTCCAGCCGGAAGTCGTAG